From the Nodularia sp. NIES-3585 genome, one window contains:
- a CDS encoding ABC transporter ATP-binding protein, translating to MGEEIAISLKNISKCYKRYARPVDRLKEILLPGKSYAQEFWALKDINLEVTKSATLGIIGQNGSGKSTLLQIIAGTLTPTTGEVFVNGRVSALLELGSGFNPEFTGRQNVFFNGQILGLNREEIETKFDAIASFAEIGSFMEEPVKTYSSGMFIRLAFSVAINVNPEVLIVDESLAVGDGVFVHRCMAKIRAFQDSGGTILFVSHDIGAVSRLCSKALWINQGLIVDSGKPPEVCKHYQGWVHEEVNKRNQLNTLPINEKTTEFTQKVEIDFSKITHKQLNAFTNKPYIALSGFERFGTGRAEIIEVALLNVNNEPLKLAYPGDLIKIRVSTFIHDTIRKPNIGMALVDRLRTVLAGWSTDLIDLNFSSYWLSKSEKGTTVIEFEIVWPNLIGGSYALDIAFADGPNDSNEMLDWIQNAAIIQSATNEIVHGLFQLPSTKVRLCEELLCTG from the coding sequence ATGGGTGAGGAGATTGCAATTTCACTGAAGAATATCTCAAAATGCTATAAGCGATATGCTCGCCCGGTAGATAGACTTAAAGAAATTTTGCTACCTGGAAAAAGTTACGCGCAAGAGTTTTGGGCATTAAAGGATATTAACTTAGAGGTTACTAAGAGTGCAACTTTAGGAATTATTGGTCAAAACGGATCTGGTAAAAGTACACTACTACAAATTATTGCTGGTACGTTAACCCCGACAACAGGTGAAGTGTTTGTGAATGGGCGAGTTTCAGCTTTACTGGAACTTGGTAGTGGGTTTAATCCTGAATTTACCGGAAGGCAAAATGTATTTTTCAATGGTCAAATTTTAGGCTTAAATAGAGAAGAGATAGAAACTAAGTTTGATGCAATTGCTTCCTTTGCTGAAATTGGCAGTTTCATGGAAGAGCCAGTCAAAACATATTCTAGCGGTATGTTTATTCGATTAGCATTTTCAGTAGCAATTAATGTTAATCCAGAAGTTTTGATTGTAGATGAATCATTAGCAGTAGGTGATGGCGTTTTCGTTCATCGATGCATGGCTAAAATTAGAGCGTTTCAAGATTCTGGGGGAACAATTTTATTTGTATCCCATGATATAGGTGCAGTTTCCCGTCTTTGCTCAAAAGCATTATGGATTAATCAAGGTTTAATTGTAGACTCTGGCAAGCCACCTGAAGTCTGTAAACACTATCAAGGATGGGTGCATGAAGAAGTAAATAAAAGGAATCAACTAAATACTCTTCCAATAAATGAAAAGACAACTGAATTCACTCAAAAAGTAGAAATTGATTTTAGTAAAATTACACATAAACAATTAAACGCATTTACAAATAAGCCCTATATAGCTTTGTCTGGTTTTGAAAGGTTTGGAACAGGAAGAGCAGAGATTATTGAAGTAGCATTACTTAATGTAAATAATGAGCCTCTGAAATTAGCATATCCAGGTGATTTAATTAAAATTAGAGTTAGTACATTTATTCATGACACAATCAGAAAGCCAAATATTGGCATGGCTTTAGTTGACCGATTACGTACTGTTCTAGCTGGATGGAGTACTGACCTTATAGATTTAAACTTTAGTAGCTACTGGTTATCCAAATCAGAAAAAGGTACAACAGTTATTGAGTTTGAAATAGTTTGGCCAAACTTAATTGGCGGTAGCTATGCCTTAGATATTGCGTTTGCCGATGGACCAAATGATAGTAATGAAATGCTCGATTGGATTCAAAATGCGGCTATTATCCAATCGGCTACAAACGAAATTGTGCATGGATTATTCCAATTACCTAGTACAAAAGTAAGGCTATGTGAGGAATTGCTATGTACAGGTTAA
- a CDS encoding acyltransferase produces MYRLIEKLIKPQLEKWLKSYIDTYFTEYMFQGFFDERIKKVILTQYLIFGDSQRLTLSSTCVVNNALFNLSSGNISVGDYVFFGHNVSLITGTHNYTKFGLERMQDFPDEGNDIFIDEGTWVASNVTIIGPCKIGKHCVIAAGSVVKGDIPSYHIVAGIPAKTIKEIESQFQYSDSHLNEGQQ; encoded by the coding sequence ATGTACAGGTTAATTGAGAAATTGATTAAGCCTCAATTAGAAAAATGGTTGAAATCCTACATTGACACTTATTTTACTGAATATATGTTTCAAGGTTTCTTTGATGAGCGCATTAAAAAAGTTATCTTAACCCAATATTTAATTTTTGGTGATTCCCAAAGATTAACATTGTCATCGACTTGTGTTGTCAATAATGCCTTATTTAACTTGTCATCTGGAAATATCTCAGTTGGTGATTATGTTTTTTTTGGACATAATGTTAGTCTAATCACTGGAACTCATAATTATACAAAATTTGGATTGGAAAGAATGCAAGACTTTCCTGACGAGGGAAATGATATATTCATTGATGAAGGTACTTGGGTAGCCAGTAATGTCACAATTATTGGACCTTGTAAGATTGGTAAGCATTGCGTGATAGCCGCAGGTTCCGTAGTTAAAGGAGATATTCCCAGTTATCATATAGTTGCAGGAATTCCGGCTAAAACTATTAAGGAAATTGAGTCTCAATTTCAATATAGCGATTCTCACCTCAATGAGGGACAGCAATAA
- a CDS encoding glycosyltransferase, translating to MKLRYVQVLDALDFGDAVSNQVIRLHQNLLTKGENSQIFSKYADYRVENYRQHIAQFYIDEQTIILHHFAGYSEIAEEICSLRGYKILVYHNITPHTFFEEGTQLYKFCNQGRYQLKQIIGNYNLILGDSIFNCLEAEQLGAKLVKELPIIVPDVSVIPLSEKLVENLRSKIDKVWLFVGRIAPNKRQDLLIEIFAQYMKLYPEKKHHLYLVGKYFDDDTYYNHICQKIYGLGIDKQVTLTGKVEDEELPAYYKAADIFICMSEHEGFCVPIVEAFNHQIPVVAYAETAVANTMGKSHGVLKSLDIETAVQKIHSVFTESWFKEELINHGLKQANRFTFEAVGKRFDEIIDKFIICKKQESPLRVSVVICTYNRSDYLKRCLNYLKDQDYPHFEVIVVNGPSTDDTMEILTTENNIKVVQNPLRNLSVSRNLGIQHASGEIVAFIDDDALPYDNWLVEIVNRYNELPCNIVGVGGRTFFANQFQFQFEFGIIDSFGNHLEIAYNDPRKNNSKYYRHLLGTNCSFRKDALLTINGFDEQYDYYLDETDLALRLQENLGLIVNANQAYVRHEFAQSHNRLGKYNFNWFVIGKNTAYFGLKNSKDFSIAQRVWITAKNILRDRCWSFFLAWHQSDLGFEEAFYYSYRTVLGALRGYYDSCFPRKLGQNLNSINKVFLPYLGKEDHIYAKETNSSVQKMHILIISQEFPPNSFGGIGAYNQTLARELIQMGHEVTVISRGLRDCTHVIGLFTHIEVASVGNYDDLPNYPILSKNLNWARKVAEIAKEVHRTRPISVIESALWDFEGLGILMLRPEFKVPLIVRLVTPLLVSIKMNGWQINDDFQLCAELEKELISCADIVIGISNSIKDTVVSTYNLIPDNRWLVQPLGVQPWPTYTNVTNYGELPKDLKRGSTQILFIGRLESRKGIDIFLQALTLIMPNNPDIFVWIAGNDIEGWTEKASKLFNRDVLSRVQFLGKVDEERRELLYANCDFLVFPSRYESFGLVPLEAMVYCKPVIGARSASIPEVIIDGECGLLFEPNNYQNLAEKILLLVNDQTLKNHLSQGAKKRVEVLSARNMAKASVNIYQSLMDDNADFKVLQHPIIQKILTEIADNEKQMLDIKDHALNNHEKINQKNILDLNNYNEPPNNSAWSVTTPRIIRWSWLNSILNNFLVPKMVKFINSVLFESMQRQTYINKILLNSHESNFKQQEIDILKTRMDTFSKSIEELKDSLNYQLNILHESMINEKQSLDNYFQEIKAISNNIQNLNIIENEMTRSEFNYQFKSQNVLTPVIINAEKIKEYQNNLRLNLGCGNKLMPNYINIDQRQLSGVDVIAEIINLPFEKGSVSEIYSAHIIEHFTEFEVVNHILPYWYQLIKSNGKLIVICPDAESMMIEYVKGNFPWENLRKVTYGGQDYQGNYHYNMYNPASLSQILSSCGFKDVTIVDKKRVNGLCYEMEVHALK from the coding sequence ATGAAATTGAGATATGTACAAGTTTTAGATGCACTAGATTTTGGCGATGCCGTATCAAATCAAGTTATTAGACTTCATCAAAATTTGCTGACAAAAGGTGAAAATTCACAGATATTTAGTAAATATGCAGACTATCGAGTGGAAAATTACCGACAACATATTGCCCAATTTTATATAGATGAACAGACCATAATATTACATCACTTTGCTGGTTACTCAGAAATAGCAGAAGAAATATGCTCTTTACGTGGCTACAAAATTCTTGTTTATCATAATATTACTCCGCATACATTTTTTGAAGAAGGAACGCAATTATATAAATTTTGTAACCAGGGCAGATATCAGCTAAAGCAGATTATCGGTAACTATAATTTAATTTTGGGAGATTCTATTTTTAATTGCTTAGAGGCAGAACAATTAGGAGCCAAGCTAGTCAAAGAACTCCCAATCATAGTGCCAGATGTTTCTGTGATACCCCTATCTGAAAAATTAGTGGAGAATCTACGAAGCAAAATTGATAAAGTTTGGCTGTTTGTAGGTAGAATAGCTCCTAATAAAAGACAAGACCTTTTAATAGAAATCTTTGCTCAATATATGAAGTTATATCCAGAAAAAAAACATCATTTATATTTAGTTGGTAAATATTTCGATGATGACACTTACTACAATCATATTTGCCAGAAAATCTATGGCTTAGGCATTGACAAGCAAGTTACTTTAACTGGAAAGGTTGAGGATGAAGAACTTCCTGCTTATTACAAAGCCGCAGATATATTTATTTGCATGAGTGAGCATGAAGGATTTTGTGTTCCTATTGTAGAAGCATTTAACCATCAAATACCTGTAGTTGCTTATGCTGAAACAGCAGTGGCAAATACTATGGGCAAAAGTCATGGTGTTCTAAAAAGTCTTGATATAGAAACTGCTGTTCAAAAAATTCACTCGGTATTTACAGAATCTTGGTTTAAAGAAGAACTAATAAATCATGGGCTGAAACAAGCTAATCGTTTTACTTTTGAGGCTGTAGGCAAACGTTTTGATGAAATTATAGATAAATTTATAATTTGTAAAAAGCAGGAATCCCCCTTACGTGTTTCAGTTGTTATTTGCACTTACAATCGCAGCGATTACCTCAAAAGATGCTTAAATTACCTCAAAGATCAAGATTATCCGCATTTTGAAGTCATAGTAGTCAATGGACCTTCAACGGACGATACTATGGAAATACTCACAACTGAAAATAATATAAAGGTAGTTCAAAACCCGCTACGTAATCTTTCAGTTTCTCGAAACTTGGGTATTCAGCACGCTTCAGGAGAAATTGTAGCTTTTATAGATGATGATGCGCTGCCTTATGATAATTGGCTTGTAGAAATTGTTAACCGTTACAATGAATTACCATGCAATATCGTAGGTGTAGGTGGTAGAACATTTTTTGCTAATCAATTCCAATTTCAGTTTGAGTTTGGTATTATTGATAGTTTTGGTAATCATTTAGAAATTGCATACAATGATCCTAGAAAGAATAATTCTAAATATTATCGCCATCTCTTAGGGACTAATTGCTCTTTTCGTAAGGATGCATTACTTACCATAAATGGATTTGACGAGCAATATGATTATTACCTTGATGAAACTGATCTAGCATTGAGGTTACAGGAAAATTTAGGTCTTATTGTTAATGCAAATCAAGCTTATGTAAGACATGAATTTGCACAAAGTCATAATAGATTGGGAAAATATAATTTTAACTGGTTTGTTATTGGTAAAAATACTGCTTATTTTGGTTTAAAAAATAGCAAGGACTTTTCTATAGCTCAACGAGTATGGATTACAGCTAAAAATATCCTACGAGATAGATGTTGGTCATTTTTTCTGGCTTGGCATCAAAGCGATTTAGGCTTTGAAGAAGCATTTTACTACTCTTATCGTACAGTGTTAGGTGCTTTACGTGGTTATTATGATTCATGTTTTCCACGTAAGCTCGGACAGAATTTGAACTCTATAAATAAAGTTTTTCTTCCCTATCTTGGCAAAGAAGATCATATTTATGCAAAGGAAACAAACTCTTCAGTGCAAAAAATGCATATTTTAATCATTTCTCAAGAATTTCCTCCCAACTCTTTTGGTGGAATTGGGGCATACAATCAAACCCTTGCTAGGGAATTAATTCAGATGGGGCATGAAGTTACTGTTATCAGTCGTGGATTAAGAGACTGCACTCATGTGATTGGGTTGTTTACTCACATCGAAGTCGCTTCGGTAGGAAATTATGACGACTTACCCAATTATCCTATTCTTTCCAAAAACCTTAATTGGGCAAGGAAAGTAGCAGAAATAGCAAAAGAGGTGCATCGCACTCGTCCTATTAGCGTGATTGAATCTGCTCTTTGGGATTTTGAAGGATTAGGTATTTTAATGCTACGTCCTGAATTTAAAGTGCCACTAATAGTCCGCTTAGTAACTCCACTGCTCGTGTCTATCAAGATGAATGGGTGGCAAATAAATGATGATTTCCAACTTTGTGCAGAACTAGAAAAAGAATTGATTAGCTGTGCTGATATTGTTATTGGTATTAGTAATAGTATTAAAGATACTGTAGTATCAACCTATAATTTAATTCCTGATAATCGCTGGCTGGTTCAACCATTAGGCGTACAGCCTTGGCCTACCTACACAAATGTAACCAACTATGGCGAACTTCCCAAAGACCTCAAACGTGGTTCAACACAAATTCTTTTCATTGGTCGCCTAGAATCTCGTAAAGGAATTGATATATTTTTACAGGCTTTAACGCTGATTATGCCGAACAATCCTGACATATTTGTTTGGATTGCAGGCAATGATATTGAAGGTTGGACAGAGAAAGCTAGTAAACTCTTCAATCGAGATGTGCTATCTCGCGTACAGTTTCTGGGTAAGGTTGACGAAGAACGGCGTGAATTACTTTACGCTAATTGCGATTTTCTAGTATTTCCGTCACGCTACGAATCTTTTGGGCTTGTACCCTTAGAAGCAATGGTCTACTGTAAGCCTGTTATAGGCGCTAGGTCTGCATCTATTCCAGAAGTGATTATAGATGGTGAGTGTGGGCTTCTTTTTGAACCTAATAACTACCAGAATTTGGCAGAAAAAATTTTACTGCTTGTTAATGATCAAACTCTTAAAAATCATTTGTCTCAAGGTGCTAAAAAAAGAGTAGAAGTTCTTTCAGCCAGAAATATGGCAAAAGCAAGCGTCAATATTTACCAATCATTGATGGATGATAATGCTGATTTTAAAGTATTACAACATCCAATCATTCAAAAAATTCTTACTGAAATTGCCGACAATGAAAAGCAAATGCTTGATATAAAAGATCATGCTTTAAATAATCATGAAAAAATAAATCAAAAGAATATTTTAGACTTAAATAACTACAATGAACCTCCTAATAACTCTGCTTGGAGTGTGACTACACCCAGAATTATCAGATGGAGTTGGCTCAACTCTATTCTTAATAACTTCTTAGTACCAAAAATGGTAAAATTTATTAATTCAGTTTTATTTGAATCAATGCAGAGGCAGACATATATAAACAAAATACTACTTAATAGTCATGAAAGCAATTTTAAGCAGCAAGAAATAGATATACTTAAAACACGCATGGATACATTTTCAAAAAGCATTGAAGAACTAAAAGATAGTCTTAATTATCAATTGAATATACTTCACGAAAGTATGATCAATGAAAAACAAAGTTTAGACAATTATTTTCAAGAAATCAAAGCTATTTCCAATAATATACAAAATTTAAATATTATTGAAAATGAGATGACTAGAAGCGAATTTAATTATCAGTTCAAATCTCAAAATGTTCTCACTCCAGTCATAATCAACGCCGAAAAAATCAAAGAATATCAGAATAATTTACGGCTCAACCTTGGTTGCGGGAATAAACTGATGCCAAATTACATTAATATTGACCAGAGGCAGTTAAGTGGGGTAGATGTAATAGCTGAAATTATAAATTTACCTTTTGAAAAAGGCTCTGTATCTGAAATCTATTCTGCACATATTATTGAACATTTTACAGAATTTGAAGTCGTCAATCATATTTTACCTTATTGGTATCAATTAATAAAAAGTAATGGTAAACTCATTGTTATTTGCCCTGATGCAGAATCAATGATGATTGAATATGTGAAAGGTAACTTTCCTTGGGAAAATCTGAGAAAAGTAACTTATGGAGGACAAGATTATCAAGGTAACTATCATTACAATATGTATAATCCAGCATCGTTGAGCCAAATCTTGTCCAGTTGTGGATTTAAAGATGTGACAATAGTAGATAAAAAACGGGTTAATGGTTTATGTTACGAAATGGAAGTTCATGCTCTTAAATGA
- a CDS encoding GDP-mannose 4,6-dehydratase, giving the protein MTSRKALITGLTGQDGSYLAEILLTKGYQVFGLVRRSSTSNLERISHLSRDVQIVPGDLLDQCSLMDVITDSQPDEIYNLASQSYVPLSWTQPSLTAEYTALGVSRLLESIRRCKPDAKFYQASSSEVFGQPDESPQTERTAFRPRNPYGVAKAYAHWMTVNYRQKYNIYGCCGITYTHESPRRGTEFVFRKITYAAAQIKLGLANELKLGNLDACRDWCYAKDAVYAMWLMLQQEQPDDYIIASGETHSVRELVECAFNCVGLNWQDYVSVDPAFYRPDEPVQLVGSVDKIKTQLGWKPQYSFEQMVELMVNSDLNKLSSKAG; this is encoded by the coding sequence ATGACATCTAGAAAAGCCCTAATCACGGGACTAACTGGACAAGATGGTTCCTATCTCGCCGAAATCCTCCTAACCAAAGGTTATCAAGTATTCGGACTAGTTCGCCGTTCCAGCACCAGCAACCTAGAACGGATTAGCCACCTTTCCCGCGATGTTCAAATTGTACCCGGTGACCTCCTAGACCAATGTTCATTAATGGACGTAATTACAGACTCACAACCGGATGAAATCTATAATCTCGCTTCTCAAAGCTACGTCCCCCTTTCTTGGACTCAACCATCCCTCACGGCAGAATATACAGCCCTTGGTGTTTCCCGTCTTTTAGAATCAATTCGGCGCTGCAAACCTGATGCTAAATTTTACCAAGCCTCTAGTAGTGAGGTTTTTGGTCAACCGGACGAATCACCCCAAACTGAACGCACCGCTTTTCGTCCTCGTAATCCCTATGGTGTGGCTAAAGCTTACGCCCACTGGATGACTGTTAACTATCGGCAAAAATATAATATCTACGGCTGCTGTGGTATTACCTACACTCACGAATCTCCTCGACGAGGTACAGAATTTGTATTCCGCAAAATTACGTATGCAGCAGCCCAAATCAAACTAGGTTTAGCAAATGAATTAAAATTAGGTAATTTAGATGCCTGTCGTGATTGGTGCTATGCCAAAGATGCTGTTTATGCCATGTGGCTAATGTTACAACAAGAGCAACCCGACGACTATATTATTGCTAGTGGTGAAACTCACTCGGTTAGAGAACTCGTTGAATGTGCTTTTAACTGCGTTGGTCTAAACTGGCAAGATTATGTTTCAGTTGACCCCGCATTTTACCGTCCTGATGAACCAGTGCAGTTAGTTGGTTCTGTGGATAAAATTAAAACTCAGTTAGGTTGGAAACCTCAATATTCTTTTGAGCAAATGGTTGAGTTAATGGTTAATTCTGACCTGAATAAATTAAGCAGTAAAGCTGGCTAA
- a CDS encoding glycosyltransferase family 1 protein: MRIFIDCTHTAKHKYKNTGIHRVVRELTSELSKITLDKPNIEIVPVMFDNHFMRRVVNLNSQEYNYFTKNNFYANAIIKIFRKLQIVFYRVKNRFLTLLIPIFDGLTLNVNKKNVVLEFENSPIQPEDIYIIADANWDLPKTYYRFLQNLRKNKVIIVLISYDLIPIKFPEFSSKNFTQAFTLFYQEYSSLCDKVLCISKNSAEDYKTAIKDGILANSNPDLIVKSFRLGCNYSFHNVSQDRNVEDNDFKPEFREIPNKQYILVVGSLVPHKNIKTIISAFDLLLSCNYQNINLVFAGNKGWHSETDSLIESHEMCGKFIHILGSVTDVQLRVLYENCYCLVQASFYEGFGLPVVEALQNRKPVVASNGGSLPEVGGDFCIYFDPTQPIELYQALQKLLDSETYYNHLVDRITNEYKPFLWRESAEEFLDHLCN; encoded by the coding sequence ATGAGGATATTTATAGATTGTACTCATACGGCAAAACATAAATATAAAAATACTGGAATTCATCGGGTAGTTCGTGAACTTACATCTGAATTATCAAAAATAACTTTAGATAAACCTAATATCGAAATAGTTCCAGTTATGTTTGATAATCACTTTATGCGTAGAGTGGTTAATCTTAATAGCCAAGAATATAACTATTTTACTAAAAACAATTTTTATGCTAATGCCATAATTAAAATTTTTAGAAAATTGCAAATAGTTTTTTATAGGGTTAAAAATAGATTTTTAACTTTATTAATACCTATATTTGATGGGCTAACTTTAAATGTTAATAAAAAAAATGTTGTGCTTGAGTTTGAAAATTCGCCAATACAACCAGAAGATATTTATATAATAGCTGATGCTAATTGGGATTTACCTAAAACATACTACAGATTTTTACAAAACTTACGCAAAAATAAAGTTATTATTGTACTTATATCTTATGACCTGATACCAATAAAGTTTCCAGAATTTTCTTCCAAAAACTTTACTCAAGCTTTTACTCTATTTTATCAAGAGTATTCTAGCTTATGTGATAAAGTGCTATGTATATCCAAAAATAGTGCTGAAGATTATAAAACTGCAATAAAAGACGGTATATTAGCTAATTCTAATCCTGATTTAATAGTGAAAAGCTTTCGTTTAGGATGTAACTATTCTTTTCATAATGTTTCACAAGATAGGAATGTGGAGGATAATGATTTCAAACCAGAATTCAGAGAAATTCCAAATAAACAATATATTTTGGTAGTGGGCAGTCTAGTACCTCATAAAAATATCAAAACTATTATATCCGCGTTTGATTTATTATTAAGTTGCAATTATCAAAACATAAATTTAGTTTTTGCAGGTAATAAAGGTTGGCATTCAGAAACTGATAGTTTGATAGAATCTCATGAGATGTGCGGTAAATTCATACATATACTAGGCTCAGTTACCGATGTTCAGCTAAGAGTTCTCTATGAAAATTGCTATTGTTTAGTTCAAGCTTCTTTCTATGAAGGATTTGGATTACCAGTTGTAGAAGCATTACAAAATCGTAAACCTGTTGTTGCTAGCAATGGCGGTTCTTTACCTGAAGTTGGTGGTGATTTCTGTATATATTTCGATCCTACTCAACCAATAGAACTATACCAAGCTTTACAAAAGCTACTTGATTCAGAAACTTACTACAATCATTTAGTAGATCGGATCACAAATGAGTATAAACCATTTTTATGGAGGGAATCTGCTGAAGAGTTTCTTGATCATTTGTGTAATTAA
- a CDS encoding glycosyltransferase family 1 protein — protein MLVNLSFLSTKPTGISTYALNLLPNLKFSQLTLLTSENIPNYDCYPIPYNLTPDQGIKGHLRRLLWTQFQLPQIYKNLKSRLLFSPLPEAPLNSNCRFVVMSHDLIPLRFPKRFSPLTPYHRYYIPQVLKQAQHIICNSQATAQDIIDFYQIPASKITSIPLAYNRQHFRPLKEKLVENRRYFLYIGRHDPYKNLNRLIAAFAALPNRGEYELWLAGPIDARYTPTLETQVAELGITEQVKFLNYVSYSELPKIINGAIALVFPSLWEGFGFPVLEAMACGTPVITSNLSSLPEVAGDAAILINPYNIGEITEAMQIIAEDMQVRSHLSTQGINRANQFSWEKTGLATVEVLSRYL, from the coding sequence TTGTTAGTCAATCTATCTTTTCTTTCCACAAAACCCACGGGTATATCGACTTACGCCTTAAATCTTCTCCCGAATCTAAAATTTTCCCAACTAACATTACTCACTTCGGAGAATATTCCGAATTATGACTGTTACCCAATTCCATATAATTTAACACCAGACCAAGGTATAAAAGGTCATTTACGCCGCTTATTGTGGACACAGTTCCAGCTACCACAAATCTATAAAAACCTAAAATCTAGGCTGTTATTTTCGCCTTTACCGGAAGCACCCCTTAATAGTAACTGTCGTTTTGTGGTCATGTCTCATGACTTAATACCGTTGCGCTTTCCTAAACGCTTCTCGCCGCTAACACCTTACCATCGTTACTACATACCTCAAGTTCTCAAACAAGCGCAACACATAATTTGTAACTCCCAAGCTACAGCGCAGGACATTATCGATTTTTACCAAATTCCCGCCAGCAAAATTACGTCCATTCCTCTGGCTTATAATCGCCAACATTTTAGACCCCTCAAAGAAAAATTGGTAGAAAATCGGCGTTATTTTCTTTACATTGGAAGACACGATCCCTATAAAAACCTCAACAGACTCATAGCGGCTTTTGCAGCGCTACCAAATAGGGGCGAATATGAACTATGGTTAGCAGGTCCCATTGATGCGCGTTATACTCCAACTTTAGAAACGCAGGTTGCAGAATTGGGAATAACTGAACAAGTAAAGTTTCTCAACTATGTATCTTATAGCGAATTACCTAAGATTATTAATGGTGCGATCGCTCTGGTTTTTCCGAGTCTCTGGGAAGGCTTCGGTTTCCCGGTTCTCGAAGCCATGGCTTGTGGGACTCCGGTAATTACCTCTAACCTGTCGTCTCTCCCAGAAGTGGCTGGTGATGCGGCGATTTTAATCAATCCCTACAACATAGGAGAAATTACTGAGGCTATGCAGATTATAGCTGAGGATATGCAAGTGCGATCGCACCTTTCCACCCAAGGTATAAATAGAGCAAATCAATTCAGTTGGGAAAAAACAGGACTTGCTACTGTCGAAGTTTTATCACGCTATTTATGA